The window CAGTTGGACCATTGAACTGTGATTTTATCTGTATCACCAAGTTACTGCCAATCTGAACAATTGACGCAGCCACCATTGAGAAGCATCCGTGAAATTATTacacctccccccttttcgtATATTATGCGTATACAAAACCTGAGTCTCAAATTTTCGGATCAATAGAGAAAAGGGCTTACAAGAAAATGTGGCCATATATATCCATAACCCTCTAAATAGGGAATTTTCCACAGTACACATAGGGACTTCATATGCACACGTAATATACGATATGCATACCTGCACGGGTTCCCTTTTTGTGCACATTTGTACTACTAATGTAACACAGTGAGCAAACccataagaaaaagaaaaaacatcaTACAACAGCTTTTCAGATAAAGAGAACAATCAAACGTTTGGACATAAATACATCCGTTTTTATTAATCTCACATGTCAATAAATTCTCTCTTCTTTCTCAACAAATATGACATTGTAGACATTGTTTACAGGCCCATTGTTCTTCTTGGCGACATATTCGTATCCTTTACATTCTGAATGATTCTTGTTCATAATGAGAAAAGTATGCTGCAGTCATTTATAACCATTAGGGCTGCACACACCATATGAATTTCTCCTACTCTGTTAAACATGCTCAATGGGGGTATAAACTGTTAACCACATTGGAGCAGACAGAgccggtaaaaaaaataactccCATATGTATCACCCATCGTGCATTACgtaaatatgtataaatatacataactACAAATTATGTCATCACTACTGAAGGGATCACCAGAATTCAATATGCCCGTTTGTTCCCCTTTCTGCCATATGAAAAATGTTATCAtacgtgttttttttctctacataAACACACCATCAGCGTTGTTAGCAGATTATTAAAATGCTTAAAAACGGACAGTGCCTTAAATTTCGTGATCGCGAAAAAGTATATAACATACGAACCTTCATGCAAATAACatttcaaaattattttccagtTCCCTTTGATATTCATTCGAACATTGCACAACTGTGCTCAAACGTTTTGCCCCGCGTAAGCCTGTCCCTTTCGCAGGAAAgattagtaaaaaaaaaaaaaagaaaggagctGTTCCCTTCTGCTTCGTACACAGTTGTGTACATATTAACAACACACGTATACATGATTTTACTTCATCAAgcctatttttattttcattgcgccaaaaatgtgaatgtgCTCTCTGTGAAAGGCTAACGTTGTATTGTTTTAACTAATGTGAAGGAGAGCGCATGCACTTGGGCATACATCACCCTCATCATTTCGcggggaaaagaaagtggAATTTTCTTGAAGGAACATTTATACTACCACATTTGCAAAAGACCGCTTCgagtacatatgtataatcacataagtatttttttctttttttttttttctcatttcatGGTTTCTGTTCTTAATTTTCCAGGAATCATACacgtacatgtatgcatatccGCGTCATATTTATCCAAGTGAACACTATATAAttggaattaaaaaaaaaaaaaaaaaaaaaaaaattacgaactTATTTTGCCGAGGCAGATCCAAATATTAATCTCCCTAAgcagcaatttttttttttctatttttttgtgcattgcAGCGTAAATTATATGACCACATACCCAGGCTCAGCCTCCGTCCTTCGCcttatgtacatttgtaATTTACATAGCGCGTCGTACATATGATTTATCCATAAATATTATCCACTTGAATGTATAATCCTTCACCAGGGCCAAAATTTTTAAGTGCCCACTGAAGGTAGGCGAAAAAGGGCATTTTGAAATGGGTTACATTTGCATTAAATAGGGCAGGACTTAACTGAGGAAACAGAGAAAGGGGGGCGAGGAGGCCGCACGTTCAACTTGAAACTTTAAGCTCCCACTACAAGCCCTAAGTTTTCATTTCCGCCAGCCCAAACTTTCCTCGTCCCATTATGCCATAACACGTTTGTCCGCCCGAACGAACATGTTAGAAAGAATAGCTTCTAAATAGTCCATAAAGCCAATCATaactagccaaaaaaaaaaaaaaaaaaaaaaaaaagaagaagaagaaagagccCCATTGGAAGGAACAACTTCCCGTCGCAAGTTGCGTATCCCGCTTTATAACGACCACACGGACATCGCAAAAATGTTCTTCAACAACAACAATGGTAGTAATAACAATAATGAGGATAAGAACAACCTATTCGGAAAGAGCAACGCGCTGAATAACAATGGACAGAATGCAAACGCGACGAACATGTGGAACATGCCCAACAACAATTTGGGTAACTCCAACTTTTTCGGCAACAACTTAGCAGGTCAGAATGCGCTAAACCAAAGCAGCCCCAATAGCAATATGAATAGCATGGGAAATGTGAACAATATGGGTAGTGGGGGTGGGCTCTTCAACAACAATATGAATGGTCAGACAAGTCTACTAAAAAATAATGGCTTCTTCGGAAGTAACGCCATGAACAATCAGGACGGAGCGAACAAAAACAGCAACCTTTTTGGGAATACTCTCAACCCACAAAATAACATGAACAAGggaaattccattttttcaaacaaTCCCAGCGATTTAAATAAGAATAATAGCCTTTTCGGAAGCGCTACCTCCAGCCCTAGTGGAAACACATCCGCGAATGCTTTTAATCAAAATTTGTTTAGTGCGGCTAAAAAAGATGTGTATCCAGGTTTCACAAGGAGCCTGGTAGGAAATACCCTCAATAGTGGTGGGTCCAGTATGTTCAAACAAAGTACCCTAGGAAGTTCCATTGCGTTAGGAAGCCAACTAAATGATGATCGGAGCACAGAAGGTGGAGGCTTATTCTCAAAGGAACAGTTAGAGGCAGCCAAACAAATCTTTGCCAATTCGTCGAGTGCAAATTCGCTAGGCGGTTTCAGTAACAACAAACCAAataacaacaataacaaATTGACATTTAGTGGAGGATTTTCCTCCAGTGTAAGTCCTTTTGCAAAAACTAATGTAAACCCATTTCAGAGTATGGCTCTGCAAGCCACTTCACAAGGTGATAAATCTCCCACTTCACCTATGCTCAATAATAACAATACAACCAAATCATTCTTCGCTAGTGCTAACATGAACAATAAcaatgaagggaaaggaaccCCTTTTGGCATGTCACCCATGGGAACCCTCGGATcaacaaataaaatgaacacatTCGATGATTTTAACAAAGGTATGAAACCATTTAATCAAAATGAAGGCAGTTTATTTGGTACGAAAAATAGCGCAAACAGCAGCGCGTCTCCTCAACTCcttaacaattttaatatGTCTTTCAGTTCATTTTCAAAGACAAATACAagtgatatttttaaatcgACCACCACCAACGCGAGTACATCTCCCTTTCTGTCGTCCTTCAACAAAACAAACAACAATGAAAATCCTTTCTCGTCCAATTCGTTTAAATCATCTAGTGAAGTTAAATCAACTGAAAATTCATTCCTCTTTAACAACACCAGCAGTAGCAGTAATTTAACCCAAACGAATGCCTTCTCAAATAGCTTTTCCCTCTTTCCAAATAATCAGAGTGCTAAAGGCACCACCACGGGGattgaaaataaagacaGTTCCCCTAATAACCTTTTAGCAAGTAAACCTGTTGATGGATCAGCCAATGTGAATAACGCTCCTGAGGAACAGACCAAAGGAGAGAAACCAAATGACCAACCTAGAATTTCTACCCCGAAGGATAATTCACAAACGGGACAATCATGTCAGACCAACCAAAGCGGTTCTGATAAACCAGCCAAAacggaagaagagaaagtgCAAAATGAAACGCCCAAAGAGAAAATACATTCTGAAGCAAACAAACTGAATGAAGTGAAAATATCAACAGAGTCGTCGGAACAGAGTAAAACCCTTGCGACAGAAAAAGATAatgcacaaaatgaaaaaaaaagtacacagGACGAACAAAAAGATTCCGCAaataaggatgaaaaaacggagaaaacGAAGGATAATACTTCCGATCTCAAAAGTAGCTCCCTCTTcggtttttcctttattaaaAGTGATACAAAGGAAAATGCAACAGGGGCTACCAGTTTGGAAAAGAACgatcaaaataaaatatccaCGTCCAACTTCTTGTTCAGTTTTTCCGGGAAAAGCGAAACCAACGAAAAGGGGGCCCTCGACCAAAAGGGTCAAGCGGCCATGCCGAACGAAAATGCTGAAAATCCTGAAGCAGAagagaaggacaaaaaggatgaaaaagaaaaagcccAGAATGAACAGAAGCACACATTATCCAGTTCAAAGGAAACCCCACCCAGTCAACAAAAAGCGGGCGAAATAAATTTCAACTTAAAGGATAAACCTATCGAGAGTAGCCAAAAAGGTGAACAGAAGgaggacaaggaaaaaacagccgatgaagaacaaaaggggaaagagctCTCCAGTTCTCATAAACCGtccattttcaattttaaccTTTCTGGCAACCAAGGATCGATCGAACCGAAGGAACATAAGGACAAAACAGATGAGGAAAGTAAACCCGAAGTTAAGAAAGCTCCAGATAGCGATGCCGCTGCCATGGGCGCAAGTGACAAAACGAACGAATCCAAAGCGgatgacaagaaaaaattctggtctttttcttttaccaagaagaaagaaacgaAGGATCAGACGGAGTCGAATGACCTCGCGGAAAAGAGCAAATCGGGTGAGTTCAAATTTGGTGAATTCCCAAAACCAAGTGACCCCGAGAAGCCGAAGGACATATTCGAGAGCGCCAACAAGACACCAACTTTTGGTCTAGGGCAAAACGCCCTTTTCGGAGAtatgaacaagaaaaatgaactcaaaaatgaagatcCTCAAAAGGGGAGCAGCATCTCCTTTTCAAATTCTTCGTCCCTTTTTGGAAAGGCCTTCCAACCAGAGTCCGGCAAAGGTGGCTTCTTCTCCGcaggggtggaaaaaaataataacataaGTAGTGGCACTAACAACAGTAGTAACAACCCCTTCTTCTccacaaaggaaaaatcgTCAATGTTTGCATCCTTCGGAAACGCTAAAAACGAAGTACAAAACAAACCCCAAATGTTTGCGcaaaaagaagatgaagacgTAGACAAGGTAGGCAATATGATAAATTTCATTTCGCtagaaaatcgaaaaaaaaatgtgtacttaAGTAACAATTTAcagaatgaagagaaaaatacagaaaagcaacaagttgaaaaaactgaaaatataaatcaGGTGAGTGAATACAAAACGGTAGATAACCAACAGCAACATGCGTTTAATTTCCAACTAAAGGAAACCAAGGGAACTCTTcgaaataatgaaaatacgaaagaaatgaattttgaagatttcccatttttatctgAACAAAATGCCAAAATGCAAATGCAAAAGCTACAAAtggagaaacaaaaacagCTAGAAAAAGACAGAAAGAAcgtcgaaaaaaatataagacaAAGTGAATCGTACTTTAAGAAGGACCTGGACAAAGAAATGATAATTGATGTCATCAGTAACCTCTCTTcctttgttaaaaataaaatcaattTTATGAATTACTGTTCAAATGAAATATTGGACATTTATAACAAAGTGGCTCATTACGATAAAATGTATTCACTCATATTGGAAGaccaaataaaaattgaaaaaaagcaAGAATCCCTAGAAAAAAGACTAAGACTTATAGAGAGTGAACAGTGCGATATGCTGTCCCTCCTTAATGAATTAGATAATGAAAATTCTCTAgggtttttaaaaatactcaatgaaaaaaatgtaaacaaaGACGAGATTATCAATAATAAAAACCTCCATCTGGAcattgaaaattttgaaaagctTGTGGATAAAATGTGTGGCTTGGAGCAATTAATGAATTCTCTCCACACCATGGGAAAGGACGATTTTGTGAATGACATTATAAACAAATGCTACGTCAATGATTTGAATTGTGAAGCAATTGAGAAGCAGCTGAACGGTTCTTCCAGCGAGTTGAAGAATATGAAATGACCCCGGAATATGGGGGTGCAATGTCAAGGAGAGGGACATTTGCAACTGGGAACTCGAACAAGGGGATCCTTTTACAGGCGAGaaacgtttctttttttatatacgcTTGTGCCTGCCCAATCTGCATACCTAATTATTATAAATTCTGTGCATTATTGCCATATATTAGTAAAGCAGAACAACCCATATTGTTTAATTCCACTATTTTGTTTAGTCTTCTTACATCGCTATATCGTACCTCTCATTtgaaagagggaaaaaaaaaaaaaaaaaaaaaaaaacgccttcAGAAGGGGCCACACCCCAGTGGGCATTAGTATAAACTCTTCCAATTATTATAACTCCCAATGAAGGTTGCACAATGCGCCAGTGATGTCAAAACATGTGCCCATATTTTACACGTAATGGGTAAGGTAGCACCACATTTTGAGTCGTTTGTCAGTTTGggcatttcccttttcatgtTCCTTCACAaaaagtatatgtatatgctaTAGCATATACATAAACACGTCGAACCACATATCTTACTCTAATTCATTCGTCCTATATGTGTTGGCATAAAGGTTCGCCATCCTGCAAAATTGTATTTAACTCCATCAAATAAATAGATCACTGTGTGGTGCTAAATTTGGAGTGTCCCGGAGTAGCATTTTCCCTATCATATCTTTTCTACACACAAATGTAGCAGAAAGTGGGACTAATTTTTCCTCGTAATAGAAATGATCAAGTGATCGTCCGGCTCAATATGGAAGACAGTATGGGGAGGCAACAAAATTGCAAATCAAACTGAGAGAGAAAAGTTGAACAAATGGCATCACTGCAAGGTTTGCCTTTTCGTCCTTTCAAatttgccttctttttttctttttcttttcttttttttttctttttttccatgtgtgCATTCGTGAACTTTACAAAATTGCAGACCAAGTGAAAGACAACGAAACAGAAAGTTTGCAACATTTATAAAAGAtaataaaattgttaaataGGTTAGAAATGCACGTTATGATAAATATActaatgctttttttttcattttacgtcaaaaaatggataaaaacTCTTTTATGTATTTGcaccgtttttttcttccttttttttttttgcgcctattttgtaaaatataaacatgggcaatcatttttttttatgtattttttttcctccacttttaTTTGATCACAAAACATTTGGCCCTctgtaaatataaatataaatataaatataaatataaatatatatatatatatattttttttttttttttttgccccatCGTGTGaaccatttttaaaattcacaTGTTAAGGATCCAACTTAGCTGCAAAGTGAGCATACCAACTTCTCCATGTTTGTGTGTATTTCCCCCACATTTTccacttccccccttttttccaactcTCCGTTTGCATACCCAATTGACAAATTGACAAATTGACAAATAGCACAtttcaaataaaatttccaaaacacgaatcaacaaaatgaatgatgTTGAAAAAAAGCTGAATCACATAAAAGAATTTGTCCAGACATTTTATTTCgcgaaaaatgtggaaatagTGATTGATGAATCttccataaaaaatgtaaataaaacGCCCAAGGAAAATAACGCAAGCGTAATTAACCTATACTCCTGTTACTCCGTGTGGCTATGTATGAATGAGATTTACCCCTCATGGTTTGACATATCGATTCACCCGGCTCAATTTGATTCGGAGTTGGTAAGTATTAAACGTGCAAATGTGCCCATGGCCAAGTGCGTAGCAACAAGCAGAATAGGACAAATCGCGGAAAGCGACACACCCACAGCAAATGTAGCACCTGTTGcaaatgcatttttcttctatgcTCGCAATGGAAGGGATGATGTCCCACATAAATAAGACACAACAAAGAATTGTCTTAACGCAAGAGAACATATCTCAGCgcaattgaaaaaatggagaaccaTACTGAAACTTCGTCCCTGTGTTTTCGCCTTCGTTTAGTTCTGCTTACTTGTGATTAATTCTGTTTACCCCCCTAACCCACTATTAACCCTCTTTCCTTGAAGGATGCCTACGAGTGCTTGCTAAAATATTTGAACGAATACCACGAAAACAAGTTCGAAAGGATAATCAAAAGGGTTATCGAAAATTTATTAAGCTTGACAGTGAACGAGGTAAAACTGCGTGGACGCACGGGTTGCTATTTCCATGTGACCCTcagcatatatatgtagttcttacgtacatatgtctatCTCCCCCCTgctacacacacaaacaggTGGCTCAAACACCATGATGTGCATGTAATAGGGTGATCAAACACAGCGATGTGTACCCCCTTCCGTGTGCTCCAAACTACCTTGCCTAAACTCATTTATCGaacctcttttcttcttccaagTTCATCGATATATACAGCTTAGTAATTCTGGCTGCCCTCGTCTCGGATGACAAGCAGAAACACATAAATAACATTTTGTCCCTTAGTCATGAAACgcaaaaatacatacatagcATTGTGGAGGTTTTGGACAAAGaggtattttttcttctccatttccCCACCATGTCAATCTCCCGCTTTTGCTAAGCGAGTGATAAttgcacatatatagatacatacatatgcgtgCTTTCCTCTGCACCCTAACATTACAGGAAAATGCGGGCAAGGAAAACAAGCTATCATCCCAGGACAATACTGCTAAAGGTAAATCCGAATAGGCGCTAcacgaacattttttaaaaaatgaataattgTCTAGTTAATATAATCAGTAGGAAGCGCTTTTGAGAGTGTACCACCTTAAAATGCGATAACGTGTACTCCAAAATGACGAATCATAGGGGGAATTCTGCACGTTACATATGAACGTTCATAATTATGCTAAATCCCCGTGTCTACATTTTAAGTGACATAATGTGCATCATttctgttttcccttttcatgcAATgctctggaaaaaaaaaaaatccttctcTTGACCACCTCACAGAAGCTGCAGTAATAGAATAAATGAAATTTacgaaaaattaataatttcaTCCACACATTGTATATATGATATAACTGACCAAGTGCTTATATTTGTGCACGAAGGGTACAGAGGAACATCCCACTTatgcctcccccccctctcctGCAGAACTTGACTGAATCCATGAAGAACGAAATCAAGCagctgaaggaaaaagtgaaatatctagaaatggaaaatgaaaatttaaccAACTCACTgacagagaaaaataaaacaatcgCGGAGAACACTGCAAAGATGGAGAATCTgcaaaaacaaattaatacCGCTTGCGAAAAGTCTAAGAATCAATATATGACACAGATAGAAGAacaagaaaggaaaatccaTGAGTTGCAAAGCAACTTAGAAAAACAAACCAAAGATAAAAGCCTCTTAGAAAATgatttaaaaggaaaaatcaaaGAGTTGGAGGATGAACAAAATATCTTGAAGCAAGAAAATTCCAATATcgaaaatttgcaaaataaaataaataaatataaagaaaaattggacAGCCTAATGGTTGttcaaaatataaacaaGGAATTGGAGGATAAGCTTagagtaattttttcaactGAAAAAACATATGACAATATATAATAAAGATGTACATCTGGGCCATGGGcataattattttgccctcaTTAAGCCACTATTTGGTTTATTGAAGACCTGTTCAATGTGCTAGTTACATAATTCGTGTTCTTTACGCTCTCCACAGGTTAACACTCAAAAAATGGTGGACATGGAGAATGAAGTGGAAAAGTTGAAGCTCGAATCAAGCAATCTCATCATGTATAAGGATAAATGCGCAGGTTTGTGAGCTCGTTTCCTCTACCCCATtatatttctccattttgctcCTCATTCCGTCCGAACAAAATATTCCAACGTACATACCTCCTTCGCTTTTTTATCCACACCATTCCAGATTTGGATGCCAACTTAGTGAACGCAAAGACGGAGAACGAAAAACTGAAACAAGACCTTGacgagaaaaacaaaactcTGCAAAAGCTGAAAAACGActtgtaattaaaaaaaaaaaaaaaaaaaaagaggggaacaaaaaaataataatataaataacgTGTATTTCTTCACGCAAATTATTTATCAATTCACCCCTTTTAGAGAAGCGAAAAACCAGTCCTACGAACAACTGAAGAAGGAGCaaaattttgataaaattaacaTGTAAAACTTTATTGTGTGCCTCTGTCTATATGCACTTACCAATGCATGTGTGAACACGAGGATATCTTTATCGACCAGCAAACGGATAGTTCCATTCAACGTATAAACTTTTGCAAACTGTTAAATGGCCCATGGTTTTACTTATTCATCCCCATTTTTAGTGGACTAAGCAACGTGGACCAAACGGAGGAATTGATCAgacttaaaaaggaaaacgaaaatttAAAGCAGAAAGTGTCTGGAGACACCAATCACGACATGAACAAAGTGAAGGAGGTAGAACTTTAATTGTCTGTCCATAGACTTTTGTCTCTATCTGCAACTATGCAGAACTATAAAAACACATGGTCACAATGCATCTTCTGtactttttccattctcTTAGCTGGAAAACGAAATTGACGATTTAAAgagaataaacaaaaagctagaaaataaaatgtccGAAATTATAGATAAGCAGGACGCAAAAGACGATCCAACTCtgcaggaaaaatatgaGGTGAGGAATGGAATGTGGAATTCCCAATTCGGCGCAAAGAGTtgcttatttctttttcttctattttttttttttttttttttttttttttttagaaaacgttaaaagaaatggaagagaaGCAGAAACAAGTAGAAGCAAAGCAGCAAGAAATTAAAGAGCTTAATGAGGTTATCAAtttacccccccctctccCCTCTTTGCCATTCTGTGTACATGCCCTTGCATAGAACACATGTGCACGAATTTATGATTTTCTCCAATGTGTAATCAACAAAGGTGacatggaatttttttttttttctcatttgaaGATGAACCAAAAGATGAAGATAGAGATGTCTAATATGCAGGGGAATTCAGATGTAGCAACAAATgtaattccatttttctactttttcttttataagtCCCATTAAGGGGCAATAattataaggaaaaaaaaaaaaaaaaaaaaaaaatgacaacatCTCATTCTTCCCCTTAATACAGGAAAAAATCATAAAACTAGAAGCCGAGTTGCtaatggagaagaagaactgTGGACTTGTTGAGGAGACAACAAAGAATAAACTGAGCAAGGAATTTAATGCGGTActacatacaaaaaataagaaacaaTGAAGGACGAACCTCGCGTTCGATGAAAATAatcacatgttttttttaaattgatgAGTCACACACCGTAATACGCCTTCATACGATGCCacacttttccttctacGCAATTTTGCCCCACATTAGGctttacaaatttttaaGGAACAATTACAAAttagagaaaaggaaaccgAATACTACAAGGACGCACTGTACTGCAGGAGTTGAACCACCTGATGAGCATTTATGAGCGTGTAcaatacgcatatatatgtttatagtACACTCCTTACTGAGGGATACCTAACCTcatattactttttttcttccgttcaGGAAAACGCAAATTGATATTTCCAAGGATGAACAGAAATTATTAAGCCAAATTATCCATGGCTTAGGTCTCAAGTACAAACAGTTACAAACTTACAATTTGTCCTTACGGAACGAAATCACAGCAATAAAATTAAGGTACCAATTTTATTTGGGCTTTTGTTGTTG is drawn from Plasmodium knowlesi strain H genome assembly, chromosome: 7 and contains these coding sequences:
- a CDS encoding nucleoporin NUP138, putative — translated: MFFNNNNGSNNNNEDKNNLFGKSNALNNNGQNANATNMWNMPNNNLGNSNFFGNNLAGQNALNQSSPNSNMNSMGNVNNMGSGGGLFNNNMNGQTSLLKNNGFFGSNAMNNQDGANKNSNLFGNTLNPQNNMNKGNSIFSNNPSDLNKNNSLFGSATSSPSGNTSANAFNQNLFSAAKKDVYPGFTRSLVGNTLNSGGSSMFKQSTLGSSIALGSQLNDDRSTEGGGLFSKEQLEAAKQIFANSSSANSLGGFSNNKPNNNNNKLTFSGGFSSSVSPFAKTNVNPFQSMALQATSQGDKSPTSPMLNNNNTTKSFFASANMNNNNEGKGTPFGMSPMGTLGSTNKMNTFDDFNKGMKPFNQNEGSLFGTKNSANSSASPQLLNNFNMSFSSFSKTNTSDIFKSTTTNASTSPFLSSFNKTNNNENPFSSNSFKSSSEVKSTENSFLFNNTSSSSNLTQTNAFSNSFSLFPNNQSAKGTTTGIENKDSSPNNLLASKPVDGSANVNNAPEEQTKGEKPNDQPRISTPKDNSQTGQSCQTNQSGSDKPAKTEEEKVQNETPKEKIHSEANKLNEVKISTESSEQSKTLATEKDNAQNEKKSTQDEQKDSANKDEKTEKTKDNTSDLKSSSLFGFSFIKSDTKENATGATSLEKNDQNKISTSNFLFSFSGKSETNEKGALDQKGQAAMPNENAENPEAEEKDKKDEKEKAQNEQKHTLSSSKETPPSQQKAGEINFNLKDKPIESSQKGEQKEDKEKTADEEQKGKELSSSHKPSIFNFNLSGNQGSIEPKEHKDKTDEESKPEVKKAPDSDAAAMGASDKTNESKADDKKKFWSFSFTKKKETKDQTESNDLAEKSKSGEFKFGEFPKPSDPEKPKDIFESANKTPTFGLGQNALFGDMNKKNELKNEDPQKGSSISFSNSSSLFGKAFQPESGKGGFFSAGVEKNNNISSGTNNSSNNPFFSTKEKSSMFASFGNAKNEVQNKPQMFAQKEDEDVDKVGNMINFISLENRKKNVYLSNNLQNEEKNTEKQQVEKTENINQVSEYKTVDNQQQHAFNFQLKETKGTLRNNENTKEMNFEDFPFLSEQNAKMQMQKLQMEKQKQLEKDRKNVEKNIRQSESYFKKDLDKEMIIDVISNLSSFVKNKINFMNYCSNEILDIYNKVAHYDKMYSLILEDQIKIEKKQESLEKRLRLIESEQCDMLSLLNELDNENSLGFLKILNEKNVNKDEIINNKNLHLDIENFEKLVDKMCGLEQLMNSLHTMGKDDFVNDIINKCYVNDLNCEAIEKQLNGSSSELKNMK